One window of Carassius auratus strain Wakin chromosome 17, ASM336829v1, whole genome shotgun sequence genomic DNA carries:
- the LOC113117080 gene encoding CLOCK-interacting pacemaker: MGNKRKSSSEIDRDSDASSGYFSALDQTEYEDMGPRGTASQSMPTAPPVSFIPGSHPGVSPMIIMNNLVLKQRNSVAPASKSWSLNPSLDVGPQSQLLFLQPVMSAGDRTDQSSEEQKPSRKHVPMQNTFPKMSPHPAQGSTVDEGPSAINKRSNHSHAGRHQRRRYDEKPFHTSSLKPDECETFKDYDVDPSIASLGETGHAVEDVAVENPSSRLSDLQEPHTNTSPFSLCTDSFLTSVPQKSPKASVTQSSDMENIPEALSPSSSKRERFCNTYNILNRSGLLGITLRTKELIRQNKRSQAQLQSLQAQTDLFLEAICSGDPKVWTRLQLILQNSGNSE; the protein is encoded by the exons ATGGGCAACAAACGCAAATCCTCCAGTGAGATCGACAGAGATTCAG ATGCAAGTTCTGGATATTTTAGTGCTTTGGACCAGACAGAATATGAAGACATGGGACCAAGGGGTACTGCATCACAAAGCATGCCGACAGCTCCTCCGGTGTCTTTCATTCCTGGCTCACATCCAGGCGTCTCTCCCATGATCATAATGAACAACCTTGTTCTCAAGCAG CGTAACTCCGTGGCCCCTGCATCAAAATCTTGGAGCTTAAACCCTTCACTAGATGTGGGTCCTCAGTCCCAGCTGCTTttcctccagccggtcatgtccGCTGGTGACCGTACCGACCAAAGCTCTGAAGAGCAGAAACCTTCCAGAAAGCATGTTCCCATGCAAAACACCTTTCCAAAAATGTCCCCACATCCTGCACAAGGGTCTACAGTCGATGAGGGTCCCAGTGCGATCAATAAGAGGTCAAACCACAGTCATGCTGGAAGACATCAGCGACGCCGTTATGATGAAAAACCTTTCCACACTTCCTCTTTGAAACCGGATGAGTGCGAGACATTTAAAGATTACGATGTAGACCCCAGCATTGCTTCTTTAGGAGAAACTGGTCACGCTGTTGAAGACGTGGCTGTGGAAAACCCTTCATCCAGGCTTTCTGACCTTCAGGAGCCCCACACCAACACTTCACCATTCTCACTTTGCACTGACTCCTTCCTCACTTCGGTCCCTCAAAAGAGTCCCAAAGCTTCAGTCACCCAGAGCAGTGATATGGAGAATATCCCAGAGGCCCTCTCTCCAAGCTCCAGCAAACGCGAACGCTTCTGCAACACCTATAACATTTTGAATCGGTCCGGCCTGCTGGGCATCACACTGCGCACGAAGGAACTTATTCGACAAAATAAACGTTCCCAGGCCCAGCTTCAGAGTCTGCAAGCTCAGACTGACCTCTTCTTGGAGGCCATATGTAGTGGAGATCCCAAAGTCTGGACGAGATTGCAGCTTATCCTCCAGAACTCTGGAAACAGCGAGTAG